The Pseudoalteromonas rubra genome has a segment encoding these proteins:
- the edd gene encoding phosphogluconate dehydratase, with translation MLHPRIHEVTQRVITRSQQSRHAYLERIEQAKKQTRVRAGLGCGNLAHVMAACSSSDKARLKADEQPNLAIINAYNDMLSAHVPYKEYPDQIKAIAEKYDATAQVAGGVPAMCDGVTQGRDGMELSLFSRDVIAMSTAVALSHDVFDGVFCLGVCDKIVPGLLIGALSFGHLPIYFLPAGPMQSGIPNKEKARVRQKFAQGLVSREELLEAESASYHSAGTCTFYGTANSNQMLMEIMGLHLPGSSFINPYTELREGLTASAVETMLKQLQGDDKVNSLAEVVSEKTVINGLVGLLATGGSTNHAIHLVAMAKAAGVDITWKDMADLSEVVPLLTRIYPNGSADVNHFQAAGGMGFLMRELRDAGYLHNDVKTIVGEGLDAYTKEPVLDVDPSLIMTDSKGPSKVKWIDCPADSLDEDVLRPVSNPFNNQGGLQLLSGNLGKSVIKVSAVAEQHQVVSAPAKVFSSQAALQEAYTRGELNQDFIAVIKEQGPKAKGMPELHKLTPVMASLQDEGFKVAIVTDGRMSGASGKVPAAIHLAPEAVEGGPIAKVREGDLITLDAPKGELLLHVSDEELAQREIELTEVGPTFGTGRELFSGFRNIVSSADLGASAFGIEE, from the coding sequence ATGTTGCATCCTCGAATTCATGAAGTCACTCAACGCGTTATCACTCGCAGTCAGCAATCTCGTCATGCCTATCTTGAGCGTATCGAACAAGCAAAAAAACAAACTCGAGTCAGAGCCGGACTAGGCTGTGGTAACCTGGCACACGTGATGGCGGCCTGTTCGAGCAGTGACAAAGCCAGATTAAAAGCCGATGAGCAGCCAAACCTGGCCATCATCAATGCTTACAATGATATGTTGTCTGCCCACGTGCCTTACAAAGAATATCCGGATCAAATCAAAGCGATTGCAGAAAAATACGATGCAACTGCACAGGTTGCGGGTGGCGTACCAGCAATGTGTGACGGTGTAACGCAAGGTCGTGATGGCATGGAGTTGTCTTTATTCTCACGTGATGTGATTGCAATGTCGACAGCGGTTGCACTCTCACACGATGTGTTTGACGGTGTGTTCTGTCTGGGTGTGTGCGACAAGATTGTTCCGGGACTGCTGATTGGCGCATTATCTTTTGGCCATCTTCCCATTTACTTCCTGCCAGCAGGTCCGATGCAATCAGGTATTCCAAATAAAGAAAAGGCGCGTGTCAGACAGAAGTTTGCACAGGGCCTGGTGAGCCGCGAAGAGCTGTTGGAAGCGGAAAGCGCGTCTTACCACAGTGCCGGCACCTGTACTTTCTACGGTACCGCCAACTCAAACCAAATGCTCATGGAAATTATGGGTCTGCATTTACCGGGCAGCTCATTTATCAATCCATACACTGAGCTGCGCGAAGGCCTGACAGCCAGCGCGGTAGAAACCATGCTGAAGCAACTCCAGGGTGATGACAAAGTAAATAGCCTTGCGGAAGTGGTCAGCGAGAAAACTGTGATTAACGGATTGGTTGGCCTGTTAGCAACGGGGGGATCGACAAACCACGCTATCCACCTGGTTGCGATGGCCAAAGCGGCTGGTGTTGACATCACTTGGAAAGACATGGCTGATTTATCGGAAGTTGTGCCTCTACTGACGCGCATTTATCCAAATGGCTCGGCGGATGTGAATCACTTTCAGGCGGCTGGCGGTATGGGATTCCTGATGCGTGAGTTGCGTGATGCGGGCTACCTGCATAATGACGTAAAAACCATCGTCGGCGAAGGCCTGGATGCATACACCAAAGAACCAGTATTGGATGTGGATCCTTCACTCATCATGACGGACAGCAAGGGTCCTTCAAAAGTGAAGTGGATTGATTGCCCGGCAGATTCTCTGGATGAAGATGTACTCAGACCTGTTTCTAACCCATTCAACAATCAAGGTGGCTTGCAGCTACTGAGTGGCAACCTGGGTAAATCAGTGATAAAAGTGTCGGCCGTTGCAGAGCAACATCAGGTGGTATCGGCGCCTGCCAAAGTATTTAGTTCGCAAGCCGCACTGCAAGAAGCTTACACACGAGGCGAGCTCAATCAGGACTTTATTGCGGTTATCAAAGAGCAAGGCCCTAAGGCAAAAGGGATGCCTGAATTACATAAATTAACGCCAGTCATGGCGAGCTTGCAGGATGAAGGCTTCAAGGTTGCCATCGTGACAGACGGCCGCATGTCAGGCGCGTCAGGCAAGGTACCTGCGGCTATCCACCTGGCTCCGGAAGCCGTTGAAGGTGGCCCGATTGCGAAAGTACGAGAAGGCGATCTGATCACATTAGATGCACCGAAAGGTGAGCTGTTACTGCATGTGAGCGACGAAGAGCTTGCACAGCGTGAGATTGAACTAACGGAAGTTGGTCCAACTTTTGGTACGGGTCGTGAGTTATTTAGCGGCTTTAGAAATATTGTCAGCAGCGCCGACTTAGGTGCGAGTGCATTCGGCATAGAAGAATAA
- a CDS encoding bifunctional 4-hydroxy-2-oxoglutarate aldolase/2-dehydro-3-deoxy-phosphogluconate aldolase, giving the protein MSIKEILSAAPVVPVIVIDDLEDAVPLAQALYRGGLRALEVTLRTPVAAQAVKAMKEAVPEAYVGTGTVVDKASFDASVEAGADFMVSPGVSSELLALAKESDIPFLPGAATPSEAMELAAQGFKFLKFFPAEAAGGTAMLKSIGGPLPQVTFCPTGGISLATAPNYLALSNVICVGGTWMLDKTLIANKDWQAIEALARQASEVN; this is encoded by the coding sequence ATGAGCATTAAAGAGATTTTATCAGCGGCACCGGTAGTACCCGTTATTGTCATTGATGATTTAGAAGATGCAGTGCCATTAGCACAGGCATTATACCGCGGTGGTCTTCGCGCGTTGGAGGTGACATTGCGTACGCCAGTTGCTGCACAAGCAGTAAAGGCGATGAAAGAAGCGGTACCAGAGGCCTATGTCGGGACAGGAACTGTGGTCGACAAAGCCTCGTTTGACGCTTCTGTTGAGGCTGGCGCCGACTTTATGGTGAGCCCGGGTGTCAGCTCAGAATTGCTGGCGCTGGCAAAAGAATCTGATATTCCATTTCTGCCTGGTGCGGCGACACCTAGCGAAGCGATGGAACTGGCAGCGCAGGGCTTTAAGTTTCTTAAGTTTTTCCCGGCAGAAGCCGCAGGTGGCACGGCAATGCTGAAATCAATCGGTGGTCCATTACCTCAGGTGACGTTTTGCCCAACAGGTGGGATCAGCTTAGCAACAGCACCCAACTACCTGGCACTAAGCAATGTAATTTGTGTTGGTGGGACCTGGATGCTCGATAAAACACTTATCGCAAACAAAGACTGGCAAGCCATCGAAGCGCTTGCTCGACAAGCAAGTGAAGTAAACTAA
- the gap gene encoding type I glyceraldehyde-3-phosphate dehydrogenase, giving the protein MINIAINGYGRIGRNVLRALYESGQNDQIKIVAINDLAPAQTNAHLTQFDSVHGRFNFPVELKDNTLIVGEDKITLTQERDPEQLPWRDLNVDIVLECTGLFTSRETAGKHITAGAKKVIVSAPGTDMDATVVHGVNSDVLNADSTIISNASCTTNCLAPVAKALNDTIGIEQGSMTTIHAYTNDQNLCDVYHKDLYRARSATQSMIPTKTGAAKAVGLVLPELAGKLDGMAVRVPTVNVSVVDLTFIAKRETSAAEVNEILQGAAEGAMAGILEYNTLPLVSVDFNHNPASSVFDATQTKVDGKLVKVMAWYDNEWGFSNRMLDQAKALAAFL; this is encoded by the coding sequence ATGATTAATATTGCAATTAATGGCTATGGCCGTATCGGTCGAAATGTACTGAGAGCACTTTACGAATCAGGTCAAAATGACCAAATCAAGATTGTTGCGATCAATGATTTGGCACCTGCACAGACTAACGCACACCTGACTCAGTTTGACTCTGTACATGGACGCTTTAACTTCCCTGTTGAATTGAAAGACAACACGCTGATCGTTGGCGAAGATAAGATCACGCTGACCCAGGAACGTGACCCTGAGCAGTTACCGTGGCGTGATCTGAATGTTGACATCGTGCTTGAATGTACCGGTTTGTTTACCTCACGTGAAACAGCGGGCAAGCATATCACTGCGGGCGCTAAGAAAGTCATCGTGTCTGCGCCTGGTACGGATATGGATGCTACGGTTGTCCACGGTGTGAACAGTGATGTACTAAATGCAGACAGCACCATTATTTCAAACGCGTCTTGTACAACTAACTGCCTGGCGCCAGTTGCAAAAGCACTGAACGATACCATAGGTATTGAGCAGGGCAGCATGACCACCATTCATGCTTATACCAATGACCAGAACCTGTGTGATGTATATCACAAAGATCTGTACCGTGCGCGTAGCGCCACACAGTCTATGATCCCGACTAAAACTGGTGCCGCTAAAGCGGTCGGTCTGGTGCTACCTGAGCTGGCGGGTAAACTGGATGGCATGGCAGTACGTGTGCCTACCGTTAATGTCTCTGTGGTTGATCTGACCTTTATCGCTAAACGTGAAACATCCGCTGCGGAAGTTAATGAGATCCTTCAGGGAGCTGCAGAAGGTGCAATGGCAGGCATCCTAGAGTATAACACTTTGCCGCTGGTATCTGTGGACTTCAATCATAACCCGGCTTCTTCTGTCTTTGATGCGACGCAGACGAAAGTGGATGGAAAACTGGTTAAAGTGATGGCCTGGTATGACAACGAGTGGGGCTTCTCAAATCGTATGCTTGACCAGGCAAAAGCATTGGCTGCGTTCCTTTAA